A genomic window from Ruminiclostridium cellulolyticum H10 includes:
- a CDS encoding GntR family transcriptional regulator yields the protein MNLDFSNDKPIYLQLSEELEDAIIAGAYEEETQIPSTTEISVNYKINPATALKGINILVDNGIVYKKRGLGMFVAKGAKEKILEQRKIDFFESYIKSLVTEAKKLSISKEEILKMLERGFEI from the coding sequence TTGAACCTGGATTTTAGTAATGACAAACCAATATATCTTCAACTTTCCGAGGAACTGGAGGACGCTATAATAGCGGGAGCATACGAAGAGGAAACGCAGATACCGTCAACAACTGAAATATCGGTAAACTATAAGATAAACCCGGCAACTGCATTAAAGGGAATAAATATTTTAGTGGATAACGGAATTGTATATAAAAAAAGGGGGCTTGGCATGTTTGTTGCAAAAGGAGCAAAAGAAAAAATACTTGAGCAGAGAAAGATTGATTTTTTTGAAAGCTATATAAAATCTCTTGTTACAGAGGCAAAAAAACTTTCAATTTCTAAAGAGGAAATATTAAAAATGTTGGAAAGAGGGTTTGAAATATGA